A region from the Lycium barbarum isolate Lr01 chromosome 8, ASM1917538v2, whole genome shotgun sequence genome encodes:
- the LOC132607618 gene encoding replication factor C subunit 3 isoform X1, producing MLWVDKYRPKTLDKVTVHHDVAQNLQKLVAEGDCPHLLFYGPSGSGKKTLIMALLRQIFGPSADKVKVENKIWKVDAGTRTIDVELTTLSSTHHVELNPSDAGFQDRYVVQEIIKEMAKNRPIDTKGKKGFKVLVLNEVDKLSREAQHSLRRTMEKYSASCRLILCSNSSSKVTEAVRSRCLNVRINAPMEEEIVNVLEFIAKKEGLQLAQGFAARIAEKSNRNLRRAVLTFETCRVQQYPFTNNQAIPPMDWEQYVSEIASDIMKEQSPKRLFEVRGKLYELLTNCIPPEIILKRLLFELLKKLDSELKHEVCHWAAHYEHRMRLGQKAIFHLEAFVAKFMSIYKSFLISTFG from the exons ATGTTGTGGGTTGACAAGTACCGTCCTAAAACGCTAGACAAAGTTACTGTACACCACGATGTTGCTCAAAATCTTCAAAAACTG GTGGCAGAAGGAGATTGTCCTCATCTGCTCTTTTACGGCCCTTCCGGCTCAGGAAAGAAAACTCTGATTATGGCACTTCTTAGGCAGATTTTTGGTCCCAGTGCTGATAAg GTTAAGGTTGAGAACAAGATTTGGAAAGTTGAT GCTGGTACGCGGACAATTGATGTGGAGCTCACAACATTGTCAAGCACTCACCACGTGGAATTAAATCCAAGTGATGCCGGATTTCAGGACAGATACGTTGTTCAAGAGATAATCAAAGAAATGGCAAAGAATAGACCAATTGACACGAAAGGGAAAAAGGGGTTTAAAG TTTTAGTGCTAAATGAAGTTGACAAGCTCTCAAGGGAAGCACAACATTCTCTTCGAAGAACAATGGAGAAGTACAGTGCATCATGTCGTCTGATTCTGTGCTCCAACAGTTCTTCAAAGGTTACTGAAGCAGTCCGCTCACGATGCCTTAATGTGCGAATAAATGCACCAATGGAGGAAGAG ATTGTCAATGTTTTGGAATTCATTGCCAAAAAGGAAGGACTTCAGTTGGCGCAAGGATTTGCAGCCCGCATTGCGGAAAAGTCAAATAGGAATCTGAGGAGGGCAGTTTTGACATTTGAGACTTGTCGTGTTCAACA GTATCCCTTTACAAACAACCAAGCTATACCTCCAATGGACTGGGAGCAATATGTTTCAGAAATTGCATCAGACATAATGAAAGAGCAGAGCCCTAAAAG GTTGTTTGAGGTTAGAGGAAAGTTATATGAGCTACTAACTAATTGTATTCCACCTGAAATTATTTTGAAG AGGCTGCTTTTCGAACTATTAAAGAAATTGGATTCAGAGTTGAAGCATGAGGTTTGCCACTGGGCTGCTCATTAT GAGCATAGGATGCGCCTTGGACAGAAGGCTATATTTCATCTTGAAG CATTTGTGGCCAAATTCATGAGCATCTACAAGAGTTTCCTTATTTCAACATTTGGTTAA
- the LOC132607619 gene encoding FH protein interacting protein FIP2-like produces the protein MADSSSSMVRLNIGGKKFCTTLDTLTQREPDSMLAAMFSGRHTICQESEKGYVFVDRDGKHFRHILNWLRDGVIPPLKDSEYAQLLREAEYYQLLGLVDGIKAAPALSKRKEDEELGTELTRIDIIKCIQSDRVRFRGINLSGLDLSKLDLSFVDFSYACLKTVFFSRANLQCAKFRDVDAEASIFHNATLRECEFTGANLRGAVLAGANLQSANLQDACLIGCSFCGADLRSAHLQTADLTNANLEGANLEGANLKGAKLTNANLKGANLQRAYLRHVNLRDTHLEGAKLDGANLLGAIR, from the exons ATGGCCGACAGTTCATCTTCCATGGTTCGTCTGAATATCG GAGGGAAGAAATTTTGCACAACACTGGATACCCTCACGCAGCGTGAGCCGGACTCGATGCTCGCTGCTATGTTTAGTGGTCGTCATACTATATGCCAGGAGTCAGAGAAG GGTTACGTATTCGTTGACAGGGACGGAAAGCATTTTCGCCATATCCTTAATTGGTTGAGGGATGGTGTAATTCCACCCCTGAAAGATTCTGAATATGCTCAGCTTCTGCGCGAAGCGGAGTACTATCAGCTTCTT GGACTAGTAGATGGAATTAAAGCTGCCCCTGCCCTGAGTAAGAGGAAGGAGGATGAGGAGTTGGGTACTGAATTGACACGCATTGATATTATCAAATGCATACAATCTGACAGAGTCAGATTTCGGGGAATTAATCTTTCTGGTCTTGATCTTTCGAAGTTG GACttgtcatttgtggatttcaGCTATGCATGTCTGAAAACGGTGTTCTTTTCACGTGCCAATCTTCAGTGTGCAAAATTCAGG GATGTCGATGCTGAAGCTTCCATTTTTCACAATGCCACGTTGCGCGA ATGTGAATTCACTGGAGCTAATCTTCGTGGAGCTGTATTAGCTGGTGCTAATCTTCAAAGTGCAAATTTACAAG ATGCTTGTCTAATAGGCTGTAGCTTTTGTGGGGCGGATCTTCGTTCTGCTCACCTACAG ACAGCTGATCTTACCAATGCCAACCTCGAAGGAGCTAATCTCGAAGGAGCCAATCTGAAG GGTGCAAAGTTAACCAATGCAAATCTGAAGGGTGCAAACCTTCAAAGAGCTTATCTTCGGCATGTGAATCTTCGTGATACA CATTTGGAAGGGGCGAAGCTTGATGGTGCCAATTTACTGGGTGCAATCAGGTGA
- the LOC132607618 gene encoding replication factor C subunit 3 isoform X2 yields MLWVDKYRPKTLDKVTVHHDVAQNLQKLVAEGDCPHLLFYGPSGSGKKTLIMALLRQIFGPSADKVKVENKIWKVDAGTRTIDVELTTLSSTHHVELNPSDAGFQDRYVVQEIIKEMAKNRPIDTKGKKGFKVLVLNEVDKLSREAQHSLRRTMEKYSASCRLILCSNSSSKVTEAVRSRCLNVRINAPMEEEIVNVLEFIAKKEGLQLAQGFAARIAEKSNRNLRRAVLTFETCRVQQYPFTNNQAIPPMDWEQYVSEIASDIMKEQSPKRLFEVRGKLYELLTNCIPPEIILKRLLFELLKKLDSELKHEVCHWAAHYEHRMRLGQKAIFHLEETHILNWRSIIDVHAVTVS; encoded by the exons ATGTTGTGGGTTGACAAGTACCGTCCTAAAACGCTAGACAAAGTTACTGTACACCACGATGTTGCTCAAAATCTTCAAAAACTG GTGGCAGAAGGAGATTGTCCTCATCTGCTCTTTTACGGCCCTTCCGGCTCAGGAAAGAAAACTCTGATTATGGCACTTCTTAGGCAGATTTTTGGTCCCAGTGCTGATAAg GTTAAGGTTGAGAACAAGATTTGGAAAGTTGAT GCTGGTACGCGGACAATTGATGTGGAGCTCACAACATTGTCAAGCACTCACCACGTGGAATTAAATCCAAGTGATGCCGGATTTCAGGACAGATACGTTGTTCAAGAGATAATCAAAGAAATGGCAAAGAATAGACCAATTGACACGAAAGGGAAAAAGGGGTTTAAAG TTTTAGTGCTAAATGAAGTTGACAAGCTCTCAAGGGAAGCACAACATTCTCTTCGAAGAACAATGGAGAAGTACAGTGCATCATGTCGTCTGATTCTGTGCTCCAACAGTTCTTCAAAGGTTACTGAAGCAGTCCGCTCACGATGCCTTAATGTGCGAATAAATGCACCAATGGAGGAAGAG ATTGTCAATGTTTTGGAATTCATTGCCAAAAAGGAAGGACTTCAGTTGGCGCAAGGATTTGCAGCCCGCATTGCGGAAAAGTCAAATAGGAATCTGAGGAGGGCAGTTTTGACATTTGAGACTTGTCGTGTTCAACA GTATCCCTTTACAAACAACCAAGCTATACCTCCAATGGACTGGGAGCAATATGTTTCAGAAATTGCATCAGACATAATGAAAGAGCAGAGCCCTAAAAG GTTGTTTGAGGTTAGAGGAAAGTTATATGAGCTACTAACTAATTGTATTCCACCTGAAATTATTTTGAAG AGGCTGCTTTTCGAACTATTAAAGAAATTGGATTCAGAGTTGAAGCATGAGGTTTGCCACTGGGCTGCTCATTAT GAGCATAGGATGCGCCTTGGACAGAAGGCTATATTTCATCTTGAAG AGACACATATACTTAATTGGAGAAGCATCATAGATGTTCATGCTGTAACGGTGTCATAA